In Cyanobacteria bacterium FACHB-DQ100, one genomic interval encodes:
- a CDS encoding cation transporter yields the protein MALKLHVPTLDSPEAAEDIKATILTHEPDAKVDIDLEQRTVTVEAKASEETFKQAITATGHEISGY from the coding sequence ATGGCATTAAAACTGCACGTTCCCACTTTGGATAGTCCCGAAGCTGCTGAAGATATCAAAGCAACAATTTTGACGCACGAACCCGACGCGAAGGTCGATATCGATCTGGAGCAAAGGACTGTAACGGTTGAAGCGAAAGCCTCAGAAGAAACCTTCAAGCAAGCGATTACCGCAACCGGGCATGAGATTAGCGGGTACTAA
- a CDS encoding pyridoxamine 5'-phosphate oxidase family protein gives MPKFYPELTDALQQFIEEQHIFFTATAPIAGRVNVSPKGINSFRVLDRQTVAYLDLTGSGNETSAHLLENGRMTIMFCSFIGKPVILRLYGTGSVISPNHEKWDMLYSLFEPIPGARQIVRLAIDSLSTSCGGGVPLYDFVGDRDALINWSIKKGSKGLEQYRKDNNEVSIDGLPTYPLV, from the coding sequence ATGCCAAAGTTTTACCCGGAACTGACAGACGCGCTTCAGCAATTTATCGAAGAACAACACATCTTTTTTACGGCGACAGCTCCGATCGCCGGTCGAGTGAATGTCTCTCCAAAAGGGATTAATTCGTTTCGCGTTCTCGATCGTCAAACCGTTGCCTATCTCGATCTCACCGGAAGCGGCAATGAAACCAGCGCTCATCTGCTAGAAAATGGGCGGATGACGATTATGTTTTGCAGCTTTATCGGAAAGCCCGTCATCTTAAGACTTTACGGAACTGGATCGGTCATTTCCCCCAATCATGAAAAGTGGGACATGCTGTATTCCTTGTTTGAGCCGATTCCCGGAGCGCGGCAAATTGTTCGACTAGCGATCGATTCGCTCTCGACTTCTTGCGGTGGTGGGGTTCCGCTTTATGACTTTGTGGGCGATCGCGACGCTTTGATCAATTGGTCGATCAAGAAAGGCAGCAAAGGCTTGGAGCAGTACCGCAAAGATAACAATGAGGTCAGCATTGATGGTTTGCCAACCTACCCGTTGGTTTAG
- the zds gene encoding 9,9'-di-cis-zeta-carotene desaturase, with protein sequence MRVAIVGAGLAGLAAAVELVDAGHEVEIFEARSFVGGKVGSWIDADGNHIEMGLHVFFNNYANLFALMKKVGVYDELLPKEHVHTFVNRGGELGKLDFRFLVGAPFHGLKAFFTTGQLTIQDKLQNAIALGTSPIVPGLINFDVAMKMIRALDNVSFADWFRSHGGSQNSLKKMWDPIALALGFIDTENISARCMLTIFMMFASKTEASRLNMLSGSPAEYLHKPIVDYLEAKGTKIHIRRQTRRILFEGEGQNTKVTGLAIANGETEEIITADVYLAACDVPGIQRLLPQEWRSIKEFDNIYKLEAVPVATVQLRFDGWVTEMNDPQARHQVERSAGIDNLLYSSDADFSCFADLALTSPKDYYREGQGSLMQVVLTPGDPFVPMSNEEIAKHALKQIHDLFPSSRELNMTWYNVVKLAQSLYREEPGKDPYRPSQKTPIANFFLAGSYTQQDYIDSMEGATISGKQAAQKILEPTGYKVQGVGLFKY encoded by the coding sequence ATGCGTGTTGCGATCGTTGGGGCAGGTTTGGCAGGATTAGCCGCCGCCGTGGAATTAGTCGATGCGGGTCACGAAGTCGAAATCTTTGAAGCTCGATCGTTTGTAGGTGGAAAGGTCGGCAGTTGGATTGATGCCGACGGCAATCACATCGAAATGGGCTTGCACGTTTTCTTCAACAACTATGCAAACCTTTTTGCGCTGATGAAAAAGGTCGGCGTTTATGATGAACTCTTGCCCAAAGAGCATGTCCATACGTTTGTAAATCGGGGCGGGGAGTTAGGAAAACTCGATTTTCGCTTTCTGGTCGGTGCGCCGTTTCATGGATTAAAAGCATTTTTTACAACCGGACAGTTAACGATTCAAGACAAATTGCAGAATGCGATTGCGCTTGGGACAAGCCCGATCGTTCCCGGCTTAATCAATTTTGATGTGGCGATGAAAATGATTCGCGCCCTCGATAACGTCAGCTTTGCCGATTGGTTTCGCAGTCACGGCGGATCGCAGAATAGCCTGAAGAAAATGTGGGATCCGATCGCACTGGCGTTGGGATTTATTGACACCGAAAATATTTCTGCTCGCTGTATGCTGACGATCTTTATGATGTTCGCCTCAAAAACGGAAGCATCACGATTAAATATGCTATCGGGATCGCCTGCGGAATACCTGCATAAACCGATCGTTGACTACCTCGAAGCGAAAGGTACAAAAATCCACATCCGTAGACAAACCCGACGGATTTTGTTTGAAGGAGAAGGGCAGAATACCAAAGTGACTGGATTAGCAATAGCAAACGGTGAAACCGAAGAAATCATTACTGCTGATGTGTATCTTGCCGCTTGTGATGTGCCTGGAATTCAGCGACTCTTGCCGCAAGAATGGCGCAGCATCAAGGAATTTGACAATATTTACAAGCTAGAAGCGGTTCCCGTTGCGACCGTGCAACTGCGGTTTGATGGCTGGGTAACAGAAATGAATGATCCCCAAGCGCGGCATCAAGTCGAGCGATCGGCAGGAATTGACAATCTCCTCTACAGCTCCGATGCAGATTTCTCTTGTTTTGCAGATTTAGCGCTCACCAGCCCGAAAGACTATTACCGCGAGGGACAAGGTTCACTAATGCAGGTGGTTCTCACTCCTGGCGATCCCTTTGTGCCGATGAGCAATGAGGAGATAGCCAAACACGCCCTCAAACAGATTCATGATCTCTTCCCTTCATCACGGGAATTGAATATGACTTGGTACAACGTGGTAAAACTGGCACAATCGCTTTATCGCGAAGAACCTGGTAAAGACCCGTACCGCCCTTCGCAAAAAACGCCGATCGCAAATTTCTTCTTAGCCGGAAGCTACACCCAGCAAGACTATATCGACAGCATGGAAGGCGCAACAATTTCCGGGAAACAAGCGGCTCAAAAGATTCTTGAACCTACCGGATATAAAGTTCAAGGCGTAGGACTGTTTAAGTATTAA
- a CDS encoding RNA-binding protein, translating into MTIYVGNLSYNATVDDLKSVFAEYGTVKRVVLPTDRETGRMRGFAFVEMQEDSQEDAAISELDGAEWMGRELRVNKAKPKGE; encoded by the coding sequence ATGACCATTTACGTTGGAAATCTTTCTTACAACGCGACCGTAGACGACCTCAAATCTGTGTTCGCTGAATATGGAACGGTAAAGCGCGTTGTCTTACCCACCGATCGAGAAACAGGACGGATGCGAGGCTTTGCGTTCGTTGAGATGCAAGAAGATAGCCAAGAGGACGCTGCAATCAGTGAACTCGATGGAGCGGAGTGGATGGGTCGGGAGCTTCGCGTCAATAAAGCAAAACCGAAAGGAGAATAA
- a CDS encoding GlsB/YeaQ/YmgE family stress response membrane protein — MNLIAWIILGLIAGAIAKAIYPGDQGGGILGTIILGIIGAFIGGSLFTFLTTGALNLTAASLSFGGILIAILGAIVAIFLWGLLTRRAA; from the coding sequence ATGAATCTTATCGCTTGGATTATTTTAGGTTTGATTGCAGGCGCGATCGCAAAGGCAATTTATCCTGGAGATCAAGGTGGCGGTATTCTTGGCACAATTATCTTGGGAATTATCGGCGCATTCATCGGTGGTAGCCTTTTCACCTTCCTGACGACAGGGGCATTGAATCTAACCGCCGCTTCCTTGAGCTTTGGTGGTATCTTGATTGCTATCTTGGGCGCGATCGTTGCAATCTTCCTGTGGGGTCTGTTGACTCGTCGTGCTGCTTAG
- the waaF gene encoding lipopolysaccharide heptosyltransferase II, with the protein MSWNQAKNLLCIRLDTIGDVLMTTPAFRALKTALPDRRLTLLTSSAGAAIAPLIPEIDQTIVYDSPWLKATAPRESPRPEYDMIDLLRQHQFDGAIIFTVYSQNPLPSAFLCYLAEIPLRLAHCHENPYQLLTDWIRDPEPDRGIRHEVQRQLDLVTEIGATAENQHLSLRVDPRARDRVSHLLSSFNLPKRWVVMHTGATAPSRRYSIEQFAIVADQLILEHDFAVIFTGTAIELDIVAQIRAKMQATAHSLVCQLSLGEFAALIELAPVVISNNTAPAHLAAALGTPVVDLYALTNPQHTPWQVPHRLLFQDVPCKYCYKSICPEGHHNCLAQVAPETVVKATCELLEEVTQMLEVSA; encoded by the coding sequence ATGTCCTGGAACCAAGCTAAAAATCTACTTTGCATTCGTCTGGATACGATCGGCGATGTCTTGATGACCACTCCCGCATTTCGGGCACTCAAAACCGCCCTGCCCGATCGCCGATTAACGCTGCTGACTTCTTCTGCGGGAGCCGCGATCGCGCCCCTGATTCCTGAAATTGATCAGACGATCGTTTACGATTCTCCATGGCTAAAAGCAACTGCTCCCCGCGAATCGCCGCGCCCAGAATACGACATGATCGACCTGCTTCGACAACATCAGTTCGACGGCGCAATTATCTTTACGGTCTATAGCCAAAATCCTTTGCCTTCTGCGTTCTTGTGCTACCTGGCAGAAATCCCGCTCCGACTGGCGCACTGCCACGAAAATCCGTACCAACTGCTCACCGATTGGATCAGAGATCCAGAACCCGATCGCGGCATTCGTCACGAAGTCCAGCGCCAACTCGATCTCGTTACTGAAATTGGCGCAACCGCTGAAAATCAGCACCTTTCACTTCGAGTAGACCCCAGAGCGCGCGATCGCGTGTCTCATCTGCTGAGTTCATTCAACCTGCCAAAGCGATGGGTTGTCATGCACACCGGCGCAACTGCTCCTTCACGCCGGTATTCGATCGAACAGTTCGCGATCGTTGCGGATCAGTTAATTCTTGAGCATGATTTCGCGGTGATTTTTACAGGGACTGCGATCGAACTCGATATCGTGGCTCAAATTCGGGCAAAAATGCAGGCGACGGCTCACTCGCTGGTTTGTCAATTAAGCTTAGGTGAGTTCGCAGCACTGATCGAACTTGCACCCGTCGTCATCTCAAATAACACTGCACCCGCGCACCTTGCCGCCGCGCTCGGAACTCCAGTTGTTGATTTATACGCTTTGACCAATCCACAACACACGCCGTGGCAAGTTCCTCATCGACTGCTGTTTCAAGATGTGCCTTGTAAGTATTGCTATAAGAGCATTTGTCCAGAAGGACACCACAACTGTTTAGCGCAAGTTGCCCCTGAAACCGTGGTAAAAGCAACCTGTGAATTGCTCGAAGAAGTAACACAAATGCTTGAAGTTTCGGCTTAA
- a CDS encoding bifunctional hydroxymethylpyrimidine kinase/phosphomethylpyrimidine kinase produces MSDFLSVLEQFSRSRILVIGEAMLDRYLYGGATRLCQETPVPVVTLSHVIDQPGGAANTAMNLQSLGAKVTLLSVAGGDWEGIRLRQVLQGIEGVVSASDRTTLTKQRVMDGDRLLLRFDQGSTESLTTELEDKLITELKTQWKDYDAVIISDYGYGILTNRIIDTIDQLQKYRPKSLIVDAKNLLKYQTLDVTAVKPNYQQTLALLNQIENVNSSRVQYVKNNAEQILEKTGAKIVAATLDRDGVILLQRDHAPYQIRANPACSTQTIGAGDTFTAAFAIALAYTNNATIAAELAAAAAAIVVQKPGTARCTLEELKSRFSHVLEPS; encoded by the coding sequence ATGAGCGACTTTCTTTCGGTGCTGGAGCAGTTTTCCCGATCGCGCATCCTTGTCATTGGAGAAGCGATGCTCGATCGCTATCTTTACGGCGGTGCTACGCGCTTATGTCAAGAAACTCCAGTTCCGGTCGTCACGTTGTCTCACGTGATCGACCAGCCTGGAGGAGCTGCCAATACTGCCATGAATCTGCAAAGCTTAGGAGCAAAGGTGACTCTACTTTCAGTCGCTGGTGGAGATTGGGAGGGAATCAGACTTCGGCAAGTGTTGCAGGGAATTGAAGGAGTTGTTAGCGCTAGCGATCGCACGACGCTCACAAAACAGCGTGTCATGGATGGCGATCGTTTATTGCTGCGGTTCGACCAAGGAAGTACCGAGTCGTTAACGACAGAACTAGAAGATAAGCTCATTACTGAACTCAAAACACAATGGAAAGATTATGATGCTGTAATCATTTCAGATTACGGCTATGGAATTCTGACGAATCGCATCATTGATACGATCGATCAACTTCAGAAGTATCGTCCTAAGAGCTTGATTGTTGATGCTAAGAATTTGCTAAAGTATCAAACTCTAGACGTAACCGCAGTTAAACCAAACTATCAGCAAACATTAGCTTTACTGAATCAGATTGAGAACGTAAACTCCTCCAGAGTTCAGTATGTGAAAAATAACGCAGAGCAAATTCTAGAGAAAACAGGAGCAAAAATCGTAGCGGCAACGCTCGATCGAGACGGCGTGATTCTGCTACAGCGCGATCACGCTCCGTATCAAATCCGCGCAAACCCAGCTTGTTCCACACAAACGATCGGCGCTGGAGATACCTTTACGGCTGCATTTGCGATCGCCTTGGCTTACACCAACAACGCCACGATCGCCGCAGAACTGGCAGCCGCCGCCGCCGCGATCGTCGTGCAAAAACCAGGCACCGCTCGATGTACCTTAGAAGAGCTCAAATCAAGATTTAGTCATGTCCTGGAACCAAGCTAA
- a CDS encoding lysophospholipase, with translation MATSTAFALAFLSALASASSPLILSRLEMFPTPVASPEIISDNVPTVPSGLPLAPISPIASNFEPEFSTKIAANSSQAPQSGGQLYVQRLAALQIGKLYTRLPSDSFAEIWRGAALQPTYQQWRNLLAQESKAVSKRSSDRDLAILLGDSLSLWFPCDRLQSSRIWLNQGISGDTTWNILARLSDLVETRPSEIYLMAGVNDLKMGATDAEIVWNIQRIITKLQEMHPNARIIVESILPTRSHRIPHDRIAGINAQLKAIAQRASASYLDLYSEFVDQDGQILSEYTTDGIHLSAQGYAAWQSVFQESGSKIAALPISN, from the coding sequence ATGGCAACCTCTACAGCGTTTGCATTGGCTTTTTTGTCTGCGTTGGCTTCCGCTTCATCTCCACTGATTCTTTCGCGTCTCGAAATGTTCCCGACTCCAGTTGCGTCCCCTGAAATCATTTCAGACAACGTGCCAACGGTACCGAGTGGATTACCATTGGCTCCGATCTCTCCGATCGCATCCAACTTCGAGCCGGAGTTTTCAACGAAAATTGCAGCCAATTCGAGTCAAGCGCCTCAGTCGGGTGGACAGCTTTATGTCCAGCGTCTAGCCGCCCTGCAAATTGGCAAGCTTTATACCCGATTGCCGAGCGACAGTTTTGCGGAAATTTGGCGAGGAGCGGCATTACAGCCCACTTATCAACAATGGCGCAATCTGCTGGCGCAAGAATCCAAAGCTGTATCCAAGCGGAGCAGCGATCGCGATCTTGCCATTCTACTTGGCGATTCTTTGAGTTTATGGTTTCCTTGCGATCGCTTACAGTCTTCGCGAATCTGGCTAAATCAAGGCATTTCTGGCGATACAACCTGGAATATTTTGGCGAGACTGTCTGATCTAGTAGAGACGCGCCCCTCGGAGATTTACCTCATGGCAGGCGTGAATGATTTAAAGATGGGTGCCACTGATGCAGAGATTGTCTGGAATATTCAGCGAATCATTACAAAGCTGCAAGAGATGCACCCGAATGCCAGAATTATTGTTGAATCGATTTTGCCCACGCGATCGCACCGGATTCCGCACGATCGAATTGCTGGAATCAATGCCCAGTTAAAAGCGATCGCACAACGGGCAAGCGCAAGCTATCTGGATTTGTACTCTGAGTTTGTTGATCAAGATGGACAGATTTTGTCTGAGTACACAACAGATGGAATTCACCTCAGCGCTCAGGGTTATGCAGCTTGGCAATCTGTCTTCCAAGAATCCGGCAGCAAAATTGCAGCGCTTCCAATCTCAAATTAA
- the psb27 gene encoding photosystem II protein Psb27 — protein MKRLLSRLLALVIVVAIGLVGCSPASGGLTGNYRDDTLAVINTLKTAMTLPADAPDKAAIQADARKLINDFAARYRRDTSLAKLSSFTTMRTALNSLAGHYSSYPNRPVPQKMVDRLNIEFNQVEASLKRGN, from the coding sequence ATGAAGCGCTTATTGTCTCGCCTGCTGGCGCTAGTGATCGTTGTGGCGATCGGGCTTGTCGGATGCTCTCCTGCATCGGGCGGTCTGACGGGCAACTACCGCGATGACACGCTCGCCGTGATCAACACCCTCAAAACTGCGATGACGCTCCCCGCCGATGCACCGGACAAAGCGGCAATTCAAGCCGACGCACGAAAATTAATCAACGATTTTGCTGCTCGTTATCGTCGCGATACGTCTTTAGCCAAGCTGAGTTCTTTTACCACGATGCGAACGGCGCTTAATTCCCTTGCTGGGCACTATAGCTCTTACCCGAATCGTCCTGTCCCGCAGAAGATGGTCGATCGCTTAAACATCGAGTTCAACCAAGTCGAAGCTTCGCTAAAACGCGGCAACTAA
- a CDS encoding tetratricopeptide repeat protein, protein MSKNLFTTSEPSSTPISISPSSPIAGWGIVAIVLGIAIASQSLRKKQPQPALDPYQPLPFTQLMQWLGYGKQLENAKNLEGAIAVYEQGLKQYPNDFRLWHERGLALAKHQRFEAALESYDRAFALRPDYRDLAHERGDTLLQLERYEEAIVSLDQYLRYEPNSAHVLADRGYALHQLGRYEEALRALNQAIDRAFSDANSLNYARYYQIECLRKLGQFNAALQACEAAIKQNPQFQAQYKAIQAEIA, encoded by the coding sequence ATGTCGAAAAACCTCTTCACGACTTCAGAGCCATCTTCTACACCAATCTCAATTTCTCCGAGTTCGCCCATCGCGGGTTGGGGCATCGTCGCGATCGTGCTTGGAATTGCGATCGCAAGTCAATCCCTTCGTAAAAAACAACCTCAACCCGCACTCGATCCTTATCAGCCCCTCCCTTTCACGCAACTGATGCAATGGCTCGGTTACGGCAAACAACTCGAAAACGCGAAAAATCTCGAAGGCGCGATCGCGGTTTACGAGCAAGGCTTGAAACAATACCCCAACGATTTTCGACTGTGGCACGAACGTGGCTTAGCCCTCGCAAAACATCAGCGCTTTGAAGCAGCCCTTGAAAGTTACGATCGTGCCTTCGCTCTGCGCCCAGATTATCGAGATCTAGCGCACGAACGAGGCGATACGTTACTCCAGCTTGAACGGTACGAAGAAGCGATCGTATCACTCGATCAATATCTGCGATATGAACCGAATAGCGCTCATGTCTTAGCCGATCGTGGATATGCCCTGCATCAATTAGGACGGTATGAAGAAGCGTTACGAGCGCTGAACCAGGCAATCGATCGCGCGTTCAGCGATGCAAATTCACTCAACTATGCGCGGTACTATCAAATCGAATGCCTCCGAAAGTTGGGACAATTCAACGCCGCCCTACAAGCTTGCGAAGCTGCGATTAAGCAGAACCCTCAATTTCAAGCCCAGTACAAAGCAATTCAAGCCGAAATCGCTTAG